AATGGCGTACGGATTGATTGATAAAAGGCAAGGGCGTATCAATTCGGCACGTCCTTTTTTAGTTTATCTGTGGTATAATGAAAGAAGTTATATTGGGAGTTGAGATGCACGATTCATTTGAATTTTGCACTCCCTAAAAAGGGTAAAGGTTAGATTGTATGATAAAACTAATAGCAACAGAAATAGGAATAAAGTGGATAATACAATAAAAGTTCTAAATAGCTTGAAACAAAGGGACTAGGAGTTTGAGTGGGAATTTTAATACTCTAGGGTAATTTTATGTAGAGTGTTTGAAAATAATAACGTTAAAAAGTTAGTAATCGTTAAAGAATTTAAAATAAATTGTAATAGTTTATCGCTTGTTTTATCGCTTGAAGAACGAGCGATAAATTTATTTTTATGGTATAAATAAGAAAAAAGATTGTAAGGAGAAAATGATGAAACCACCTTTTACAGTTACGAATACCATGTTAAATAAGGTAGTAGAGATTTCTAAAATTATTGGTAATTTAGAATTACAAGTACAGAAAGATTTAAAATTAAGAAAAGAAAATCGTATTCAGTCTATTCACTCATCACTCGCTATTGAACAAAATTCTTTAACAGTAGAACAAATAACAGCCATTATTGATGGGAAAAGAGTGTTAGGGAACCCCCGTGAGATAAGAGAAGTAAAAAACGCTTATGAAGCTTATGAAGAAATTTTAACGCTAACTCCCTATGATGAATCACATTTTTTTAAAATGAAGAAATTTCAACAGTACATTTACCGATAACAACATCGTCAATCACAAGTCCTATGGGGTTGGGGAGTGATTCGCTACCTGTAAAAATTTCCTTATTTGATGTTGATACCTATCTTGCAGATTCGATGCAGTTTCACTTAGAGTATATACTTAGACTTTTTCCAAAGTCAGGAGTTCATTACTTAATGCCTACTTTTAGAGGAGAAGCAGTAGATCATCGACATTTATCGCAATTTTATCATAGTGAGTGTGAGATAGAGGGAGATTTACACTATGTGATGAATTTAGTGGATAGATATATTAAGTTTCTGGTTAGTGAAATTCTTAGAGAGTGTCGAGATAGTATTTTTGCTATAACAAAAGATGTAAGTCATTTGGAAAGTTTTATTGATCGAAAGATACCAATTATTACGTTTGAAGAGGCTTGTACTATATTGGAAAATGAAATAGATTCATTGGAATATAATGATGAACATCATTTTTATGTGTTAACAGATGTTGGGGAAAAGAAATTAATGGAACATTTTGAGGGAGTAGTTTGGGTAAAAAATTATCCCTGTAAAAGTGTCCTTTTTTATCAAAGGTTCTCAACAGATCATCTATTTGCCTATAATGCAGATTTGTTGTTAGGAATAGGCGAAACTGTAGGTTGTGGAGAAAGATGCGAAACATATGAAGAAGTTGTAGAAAATATGAATTATTTACAAGTAGATGCTTCTGAATATAGTTGGTATTTAGAAATGAAAAAAACAAGACCTATGAAATCTTCAGGATTTGGTTTAGGAGTAGAGCGTTTAATAGCGTGGATATTGAAGTGCGATGATGTTCGAAAAGTTCAATTAATCAGTAGAGAAAATGGGATTGATTATTTACCATAAAGGAGGAAGAAAAATGAAAAAGAATATTTTAATTGTAGGTGGAGGTCCAGAGATAACTATATGTTATGATTTAATTAACAATAGTACGGAGTATAATTTCTTTTCAGTATCAGAAATTCCTACGATGTATCCAGAGTTGTTTGTAGAAACAATTGAAACCAGCTTTAGAAATTTTGGAAAGACGATTGAACAAATTAAAGAGCTCAAATATTCTATTGATGCTGTTGCTTGTTGGGATGAAGCTTTAACGCATATAGCTGATGATATTTCAAAAGAATTAGGATTGAACCCTATTTCATCGCTAGATTCTCAATCATTCAGGTTTAAAGATCGAATGAGAATGGTATGTGAAGCTGGTGGACTAAAAATGCCCAAATATAAAATTATCAATCAATTTTCAGATACAAATAAAATAATCAATTGGAAATATCCATTAATAGTGAAACCAACCTCTTTTTTAGCAAGTATAGGAGTGAAAAAAGTTTATAATTTTTCAGAATTACAACAAGCAGTTTCTCAAATGCTTAATGTAAAATTTCCGGTTTACATAGCTTCAGGGGTATATGAATTGGGGGAATTATATAATTTAGAACCTAGAGTTTTGGTGGAAGAGTTTATTGATGGAGAAGAATATAGCTTAGAGAGCGTGGTAAGAAATGGAATCTATACACCTCTAGGGATAACTAAAAAAATAGTGGATGAAAAATTATTTATGGATGAAATAGGCCATATTTTCCCTTCAAATTTAAACAAAGAAGAAAAAAGTAGAGTATATTCTTGGGCAGAAAAATTACATCAAATTTTGCAATTAAATCATATTACGACTCATACAGAATTTAGAATTGGAAGAAATGGAGATATTATTTTAATAGAAATTGGAGCAAGAATCGGTGGAGATTGTATTCCAAACTTAATGAAAAACAGCTTTATAGTCAAGGGATTTGATTTTTATAATACTTATTTAAAAGCTAGACTAGGTTTACAAGAAGAGTTAAATACAGACACTAATAAGTTTTCAGGAATTGTATTTTTCAGACTCAATCCAGAGAATTACGGAAAAATATTTAATGGAGTGAGTTACGATGCACCTAAAACTTCACTAATATTTGAAGAAAAGATATATAAAAAGGAAGGAACTGTATTGCCAAATCCGATTAATTGGAGTAATGAGAGAGTAGGATATGTCTGTTTGGAAAACAAGGAATACGCTGTGCTAGAAAAGGAGATGAAAGAAATATTAAAATCATTGTCAATAGAGTAAATAGTGAAAGAAACATCAAATCTATAGGTATTTGTTCACCCTCCTATCCGGGGACATTTCATTATCAGAAACGATATAAGAGAGGAGTAGAATTTTTACAAAATAAAGGATTTACTATAGTAGAGGGAAATTTAACAGGAAAAGAAGGTTATAGAGGGGAAATTTCAGGAGGAGTTCAAGACAGAGCTGAAGAATTAAATCAACTTATTCCGCGTGTGGATGTCATCATGACTTCCATAGGTGGCTACAATTCTAATTCTGTATTAAAGTATATAGACTACGATCTATTTAAACAGAAATCTCCTATCTTTATTGGATATTCTGACACAACAGCTCTTGCTTTAGCCTTATATAAAAAGACTGGATGTATAACTTACCTGTCTCAGAGCGTTATCTCTAATTTTGGAGAGTTTGAACCGTTTAATGAATTAAATTATTTCTATTTTGACTTCATGCTTCAGAGTAAGTGCGAAACCTTAATGGTACAAATACCAGATGTTTGGACGGATGAGTGGATAAATTGGGAAACCTATGAAAGAACCAAAAAAACAAATAAAAATGAGTGGATTATTTTTAACAAAGGTGAATTTAATGGTACTTTGATCGGAGGAAATCTCGATACCATTGTAGGAATAATAGGAACTGAGTATATGCCAAAAATAACAGAGGATACCATACTCTTGTTAGAAGATGTATATACGGATCTAGGAAGACTATATAGGAATTTCACAACGCTTGCCTTACATGGTATTTTTGATAAAATAGGAGGACTTATTATTTCAAAATTTGAAACAATAGGGGAAAATAGCGATGTTATTAATGATATCATTAATGAATTTGTAGGGCATAGAAAGATTCCTATTTTATTGAATTTTGATTGTGGTCATACCCATCCTAGCTGTTTAATGCCTATTGGTGGTAAAATTACGTTGAGTTTAAGCTAAAAGAGGTGGTATATGAACAATAGAGAAAGTAAATTAACGGGTTTCTATGATGTTTTTGAGGAAGAAGTAGAAAAAATAAATCATATTCATAATGTTTTTGT
The genomic region above belongs to Streptococcus pyogenes and contains:
- a CDS encoding asparagine synthetase A, with product MGLGSDSLPVKISLFDVDTYLADSMQFHLEYILRLFPKSGVHYLMPTFRGEAVDHRHLSQFYHSECEIEGDLHYVMNLVDRYIKFLVSEILRECRDSIFAITKDVSHLESFIDRKIPIITFEEACTILENEIDSLEYNDEHHFYVLTDVGEKKLMEHFEGVVWVKNYPCKSVLFYQRFSTDHLFAYNADLLLGIGETVGCGERCETYEEVVENMNYLQVDASEYSWYLEMKKTRPMKSSGFGLGVERLIAWILKCDDVRKVQLISRENGIDYLP
- a CDS encoding S66 peptidase family protein, translated to MCSPSYPGTFHYQKRYKRGVEFLQNKGFTIVEGNLTGKEGYRGEISGGVQDRAEELNQLIPRVDVIMTSIGGYNSNSVLKYIDYDLFKQKSPIFIGYSDTTALALALYKKTGCITYLSQSVISNFGEFEPFNELNYFYFDFMLQSKCETLMVQIPDVWTDEWINWETYERTKKTNKNEWIIFNKGEFNGTLIGGNLDTIVGIIGTEYMPKITEDTILLLEDVYTDLGRLYRNFTTLALHGIFDKIGGLIISKFETIGENSDVINDIINEFVGHRKIPILLNFDCGHTHPSCLMPIGGKITLSLS
- a CDS encoding ATP-grasp domain-containing protein — translated: MKKNILIVGGGPEITICYDLINNSTEYNFFSVSEIPTMYPELFVETIETSFRNFGKTIEQIKELKYSIDAVACWDEALTHIADDISKELGLNPISSLDSQSFRFKDRMRMVCEAGGLKMPKYKIINQFSDTNKIINWKYPLIVKPTSFLASIGVKKVYNFSELQQAVSQMLNVKFPVYIASGVYELGELYNLEPRVLVEEFIDGEEYSLESVVRNGIYTPLGITKKIVDEKLFMDEIGHIFPSNLNKEEKSRVYSWAEKLHQILQLNHITTHTEFRIGRNGDIILIEIGARIGGDCIPNLMKNSFIVKGFDFYNTYLKARLGLQEELNTDTNKFSGIVFFRLNPENYGKIFNGVSYDAPKTSLIFEEKIYKKEGTVLPNPINWSNERVGYVCLENKEYAVLEKEMKEILKSLSIE
- a CDS encoding Fic family protein gives rise to the protein MKPPFTVTNTMLNKVVEISKIIGNLELQVQKDLKLRKENRIQSIHSSLAIEQNSLTVEQITAIIDGKRVLGNPREIREVKNAYEAYEEILTLTPYDESHFFKMKKFQQYIYR